A DNA window from Rossellomorea marisflavi contains the following coding sequences:
- the gcvPB gene encoding aminomethyl-transferring glycine dehydrogenase subunit GcvPB — translation MHKKDQPLIFELTKEGRVGYSLPELDVPAADLSDLIPAEFIRTEEADLPEVSELDIMRHYTALSKRNHGVDSGFYPLGSCTMKYNPKVNEYVARLNGFAHINPLQEPESVQGALGLMYDLQEHLKEITGMDEVTLQPAAGAHGEWTGLMMIRAFHEANGDTQRTKVIVPDSAHGTNPASATVAGFETVTVKSNEDGLVDLEDLKRVVGDDTAALMLTNPNTLGLFEENILEMASIIHGAGGKLYYDGANLNAVLSKARPGDMGFDVVHLNLHKTFTGPHGGGGPGSGPVGVKEDLIPYLPKPILVKKGEDFVFDYDRPESIGRVKPYYGNFGINVRAYTYIRTMGPDGLRAVTENAVLNANYMMRRLAPHFDLPYDRHCKHEFVISGKRQKKLGVRTLDIAKRLLDFGYHPPTIYFPLNVEECMMIEPTETESKETLDSFIEAMIQIAKEAEENPEIVQEAPHTTVVKRMDETLAARKPVLRYQKEV, via the coding sequence CAGCCTCTTATCTTCGAACTAACAAAAGAAGGACGCGTTGGATACAGCCTGCCTGAACTGGATGTACCGGCAGCAGATCTATCCGATCTGATTCCGGCAGAATTCATCCGCACAGAGGAAGCCGATCTTCCTGAAGTGTCCGAGCTTGATATCATGCGTCACTACACGGCTCTTTCAAAGCGTAACCACGGAGTCGACTCCGGCTTCTACCCGCTTGGGTCATGCACGATGAAATACAATCCGAAGGTGAACGAATATGTGGCGCGCCTCAATGGATTCGCCCATATCAATCCGCTTCAGGAACCTGAAAGTGTACAAGGGGCACTCGGTCTCATGTATGACCTCCAGGAACATCTGAAAGAAATCACCGGGATGGATGAAGTGACCCTCCAGCCGGCTGCGGGAGCTCATGGGGAATGGACCGGGCTTATGATGATCCGCGCCTTCCACGAAGCGAATGGCGATACCCAGCGTACAAAGGTCATCGTTCCCGACTCTGCCCACGGCACCAACCCGGCGAGCGCGACGGTTGCAGGTTTCGAGACCGTTACGGTCAAGTCCAATGAAGACGGCCTCGTTGACCTCGAAGATCTGAAGCGGGTGGTGGGGGACGATACGGCTGCGTTGATGCTCACGAACCCGAACACCCTCGGGCTCTTTGAAGAGAATATCCTGGAGATGGCTTCCATCATCCATGGTGCCGGCGGCAAGCTCTATTACGACGGTGCGAACCTCAATGCGGTCCTCTCTAAAGCAAGACCGGGGGACATGGGCTTTGACGTTGTCCATCTTAATCTTCATAAAACGTTCACAGGCCCTCATGGAGGAGGCGGACCGGGAAGCGGCCCTGTCGGGGTGAAGGAAGATTTGATCCCTTACCTTCCAAAGCCGATCCTCGTCAAAAAGGGAGAAGACTTTGTGTTCGATTATGACCGTCCTGAAAGTATCGGAAGAGTGAAACCATACTACGGGAACTTCGGGATCAACGTCCGTGCCTATACGTATATCAGGACGATGGGTCCTGATGGTCTGCGCGCCGTGACGGAGAATGCCGTACTGAATGCCAACTACATGATGAGAAGGCTTGCTCCTCACTTCGACCTTCCGTATGACCGTCATTGCAAGCATGAGTTTGTGATTTCCGGAAAACGTCAGAAGAAACTCGGGGTGCGTACCCTTGATATCGCGAAGCGCCTTCTCGACTTCGGCTATCATCCGCCAACCATCTACTTCCCATTGAATGTAGAAGAGTGCATGATGATCGAACCGACGGAAACCGAGTCGAAGGAAACCCTCGATTCCTTCATCGAGGCCATGATCCAGATCGCGAAGGAAGCGGAAGAGAATCCGGAAATCGTCCAGGAAGCTCCTCACACGACGGTTGTGAAACGCATGGATGAAACCCTGGCGGCACGAAAGCCGGTCCTACGTTACCAGAAAGAAGTTTAA